The following coding sequences are from one Halomonas sp. HAL1 window:
- a CDS encoding methyltransferase domain-containing protein, with protein MHPNDVPKSYDLTEAGDRYFDGLADKFSRSLYQAPRGELRLAMLDYLLPQMLLLNEQNVLDVGGGLGQQTAWFAKRGHRVTMAEPSKDMLSYAQQWHHDDPTLPHSSITYRQASLQDLPPQAPGPWSLITCHAVLEWLGDPQAALVNLSDLLAPGGQLSLMVFNRDALRFSNVVKGNLEKALSDRLEGKGKRQRLTPISPVTHADIAQWSTANGLKIEAVAGIRVFQDYLRHPPATPAEKETLLALEKQYCRQDPHWRLGRYLLYTLTKLENPE; from the coding sequence ATGCACCCAAACGATGTACCAAAAAGCTATGACTTAACAGAGGCTGGCGATCGCTATTTCGATGGCTTGGCCGATAAGTTCTCTCGTTCACTCTATCAGGCACCCCGTGGCGAGTTGCGCTTAGCGATGCTTGACTATTTATTGCCGCAAATGTTGCTTTTAAACGAGCAGAACGTCCTCGACGTGGGCGGTGGTCTGGGTCAACAAACGGCGTGGTTTGCCAAGCGTGGGCATAGGGTAACCATGGCGGAGCCTTCGAAAGACATGCTCAGTTATGCCCAACAGTGGCATCACGATGACCCGACGCTACCTCACTCCTCCATTACTTACCGACAAGCGTCCTTGCAGGACCTGCCCCCGCAGGCACCGGGGCCATGGTCGCTGATTACTTGCCACGCAGTGTTGGAGTGGCTGGGTGACCCGCAAGCAGCCCTGGTTAACCTAAGTGATCTGCTGGCGCCTGGTGGCCAGCTTAGCTTGATGGTGTTTAATCGCGATGCGCTGCGTTTCTCTAATGTGGTTAAAGGCAATCTTGAGAAGGCGTTGAGTGACCGATTGGAGGGGAAGGGAAAACGGCAACGTTTAACGCCCATTTCGCCGGTAACGCATGCCGACATTGCCCAGTGGAGCACAGCAAACGGGCTGAAAATAGAGGCCGTAGCTGGCATCCGAGTGTTTCAAGATTACTTACGCCATCCCCCCGCAACGCCTGCAGAAAAAGAAACGCTACTGGCGCTGGAAAAACAGTACTGTCGCCAAGACCCGCACTGGCGATTGGGTCGTTACCTACTGTACACATTAACGAAACTGGAGAATCCTGAATGA
- a CDS encoding methyltransferase yields MSAQTPACQLLERQRDKYAALWVVGPPVDSWLIDQSAGVLSGDFAVLNEWKEKGKQARTPFDLAAGEPLGKEVVLFWPKAHQLGIWWLKWLCEQLPSGTPLEIVGEHQGGIKRVPKMLDELGMTWDKRDNARRCSLFATHTIALDSASDSAWQNIEALGLTLASHPGVFGHGKVDEGTLLMLESIEDSLPKKPLKVLDMGCGDGIVSAWLAQRGHLVTAVDISAFAIEACKRTLAANGLEGRVLCSDVFSALEDEQFDWIISNPPFHKERDISYGPSQRLISQAPEHLSPGGRLVIVANGFLPYPDHLQRAFQDFHTLADNRRFKVYGAIKPSR; encoded by the coding sequence ATGAGTGCCCAAACCCCTGCGTGTCAGTTATTAGAGCGCCAAAGAGATAAGTACGCAGCGCTGTGGGTCGTAGGCCCGCCTGTGGATAGCTGGCTTATTGACCAGTCAGCGGGAGTGTTGAGCGGTGATTTTGCGGTGCTAAATGAATGGAAGGAAAAGGGCAAGCAAGCCCGGACACCTTTTGACTTGGCCGCGGGTGAGCCATTAGGAAAAGAAGTGGTGCTGTTTTGGCCAAAAGCCCATCAGTTAGGTATCTGGTGGCTGAAGTGGTTATGTGAACAGCTACCTAGTGGCACGCCGTTAGAGATTGTTGGCGAGCATCAAGGGGGGATCAAGCGCGTTCCCAAGATGCTGGATGAGCTGGGAATGACGTGGGACAAGCGCGATAACGCGCGTCGCTGTTCACTCTTTGCCACCCATACTATTGCGTTAGATTCAGCTAGTGATAGCGCTTGGCAAAACATTGAAGCGCTGGGGTTAACGCTGGCCAGCCATCCCGGTGTCTTTGGCCATGGCAAAGTCGATGAAGGTACGCTGTTAATGTTGGAAAGCATTGAGGATAGCTTGCCGAAAAAACCGCTCAAAGTACTGGATATGGGCTGTGGCGACGGTATCGTCAGCGCTTGGTTGGCCCAGCGTGGCCACCTTGTGACCGCCGTGGATATTAGTGCCTTCGCGATAGAAGCCTGTAAGCGCACGTTAGCCGCGAATGGGCTCGAAGGGCGAGTACTCTGTAGCGATGTCTTTAGCGCGCTTGAGGATGAGCAGTTTGACTGGATTATCAGCAATCCCCCCTTCCATAAAGAGCGCGATATCAGCTATGGCCCAAGCCAGCGCTTGATTAGCCAAGCGCCTGAACATTTAAGCCCTGGTGGACGCCTAGTCATTGTGGCGAACGGTTTTTTGCCTTATCCCGATCACTTGCAACGTGCCTTTCAGGACTTTCATACTCTGGCGGACAATCGCCGTTTTAAGGTGTACGGCGCGATTAAACCAAGCCGTTAA
- a CDS encoding FadR/GntR family transcriptional regulator yields MPIQTIRSQRLYRQIADQLQQLIHAGEFPPGTLLPPERELANSLGVSRASVREALIALEVVGQVAVKVGHGVVVLETSSATMEPVMRAAARTEPWALDPEFESEIELNLNEEIPPFSLLQTRRYLEPEIAALAALSASEEDLKAIRLAFERNIADNADGGRNCAGDRLLHIRIAEASGNAAYALVIKHLLGHQYGAMFRRLQELFMETDMPQRSQEDHERIVKAIEARDPTAARHAMEVHLDHVLNVFFAE; encoded by the coding sequence ATGCCAATTCAAACCATCCGCTCCCAGCGGCTCTACCGCCAGATTGCGGATCAACTGCAGCAGCTGATTCACGCGGGCGAGTTTCCGCCAGGCACACTACTGCCTCCCGAACGGGAGCTAGCAAACTCCCTGGGCGTTAGCCGCGCTTCCGTCAGGGAGGCCTTGATTGCGCTAGAAGTCGTTGGGCAGGTTGCCGTCAAAGTGGGCCACGGCGTGGTAGTGCTTGAGACTAGTTCAGCGACGATGGAGCCCGTCATGCGCGCAGCGGCACGCACCGAGCCGTGGGCACTAGACCCAGAGTTCGAGAGCGAAATTGAGCTTAACCTGAACGAAGAGATCCCGCCCTTTTCACTTCTCCAAACGCGCCGCTATCTGGAGCCCGAGATTGCGGCGCTAGCAGCCCTGAGTGCCAGCGAAGAGGATCTAAAGGCAATCCGCCTAGCCTTTGAGCGAAATATCGCTGATAACGCTGATGGCGGGCGCAACTGCGCAGGCGACCGTTTACTGCATATTCGCATCGCCGAGGCCTCAGGGAACGCAGCCTACGCGCTCGTCATCAAGCATCTGCTTGGTCATCAGTACGGCGCCATGTTCCGCCGCCTGCAGGAACTATTTATGGAGACGGACATGCCACAACGCTCTCAGGAGGATCATGAGAGGATCGTAAAGGCGATTGAAGCGCGTGACCCAACTGCCGCCCGCCACGCCATGGAAGTCCATCTTGACCATGTATTGAATGTTTTCTTCGCTGAGTAA
- a CDS encoding SDR family oxidoreductase has protein sequence MRLKNKTVLITAAANGIGRASAERFVAEGARVFATDIDIAMLEGVAGVEAYCLDVTDSKAIHELASSLPNVDIIFNCAGMVAGGTVLECDEATWQRSMDLNVTSMFHTLQAFLPGMLANGGGSIINMASLASSVKGVANRCAYGTSKAAVIGLTKSVAADFMTQGIRCNAICPGTVDSPSLNQRIAEQARKEGRSDADVLASFIARQPMGRLGRVEEVAALATFLASDEAAFITGTTQLIDGGWAN, from the coding sequence ATGAGACTCAAGAACAAAACGGTGCTTATCACTGCTGCTGCCAATGGCATCGGGCGCGCCAGTGCAGAACGCTTTGTAGCTGAAGGGGCGCGCGTATTCGCAACGGACATTGATATTGCCATGCTGGAGGGGGTTGCAGGCGTTGAAGCGTATTGTCTGGATGTCACGGATAGCAAAGCGATCCATGAATTAGCCAGTTCGCTGCCTAATGTGGATATTATCTTCAACTGTGCAGGCATGGTGGCAGGTGGCACCGTACTTGAGTGTGATGAGGCCACCTGGCAACGGTCGATGGATCTAAATGTCACTTCCATGTTTCATACCTTGCAGGCTTTTTTGCCGGGCATGTTGGCAAACGGAGGTGGCAGCATTATTAATATGGCTTCTCTGGCATCCAGCGTTAAAGGCGTGGCGAATCGCTGCGCTTACGGCACTTCCAAAGCAGCCGTCATCGGCCTCACCAAATCAGTCGCCGCCGATTTCATGACCCAAGGCATTCGCTGCAACGCCATCTGCCCTGGTACCGTCGACTCACCCTCATTGAATCAGCGTATTGCTGAACAGGCTCGTAAAGAGGGGCGCAGCGATGCTGATGTTCTGGCCTCCTTTATTGCGCGTCAGCCAATGGGTAGGCTAGGACGGGTGGAGGAAGTTGCAGCGCTAGCCACTTTCCTGGCCAGTGATGAAGCAGCGTTTATTACAGGCACCACACAACTGATTGATGGCGGCTGGGCAAACTGA
- a CDS encoding fumarylacetoacetate hydrolase family protein produces the protein MKLLRFGASGQEKPGILDSQGKVRDLSAVIDDIAGDQLSDEALQKLGGMDLSSLPEVAADVRLGPCVGRVGKFICIGLNYSDHAAETGAEVPPEPVIFNKWTSAICGPNDDVEIPRGSKKTDWEVELGVIIGKGGRYIDEADAMSHVAGYCVVNDVSEREFQLERSGTWDKGKGCDTFGPLGPWLVTRDEVAEPHQLSMWLEVDGKRYQDGSTRTMVYQVPFLISYLSRFMSLQPGDVISTGTPPGVGMGQKPPVYLHDGQQMRLGIEGLGEQQQRVVQA, from the coding sequence ATGAAACTTTTACGTTTTGGAGCGTCTGGTCAGGAAAAGCCGGGCATTCTTGATAGCCAGGGAAAGGTGCGTGATCTTTCTGCCGTTATTGACGACATTGCCGGTGACCAGTTGAGTGATGAAGCGCTGCAGAAATTGGGTGGTATGGATCTTTCTTCACTGCCTGAAGTGGCGGCGGATGTGCGTCTGGGGCCCTGCGTTGGCCGGGTGGGCAAGTTTATCTGTATTGGCCTCAACTACTCCGATCATGCGGCGGAAACCGGTGCCGAGGTGCCGCCAGAGCCCGTGATTTTTAACAAATGGACCAGCGCCATCTGTGGCCCCAATGACGATGTGGAAATTCCACGTGGCTCAAAGAAGACCGATTGGGAGGTTGAGCTTGGCGTGATTATCGGCAAAGGCGGTCGTTATATCGATGAAGCCGATGCTATGTCCCATGTGGCCGGCTACTGTGTGGTCAACGACGTGTCTGAGCGCGAGTTCCAGCTGGAGCGGAGTGGTACCTGGGACAAGGGCAAGGGTTGCGATACGTTTGGCCCCTTGGGCCCCTGGCTGGTCACGCGCGATGAGGTGGCTGAACCCCATCAATTGAGCATGTGGCTGGAAGTGGACGGCAAGCGTTACCAGGATGGCAGTACGCGCACCATGGTGTATCAAGTGCCTTTTCTGATCAGTTACTTGAGTCGTTTCATGAGCCTGCAGCCCGGTGATGTAATTTCGACCGGTACACCGCCCGGCGTAGGGATGGGGCAGAAACCCCCGGTTTACCTACATGATGGGCAGCAAATGCGCTTAGGTATCGAAGGCTTGGGTGAGCAGCAGCAGCGCGTCGTACAAGCCTGA
- a CDS encoding SIMPL domain-containing protein: MAGSIRNTAVLASAVLLGGLLAIGLVVGGSYIKGAAEVWQQSSRSVTVRGLSEREVPADLVLWPFNYSVSANTLSDLEQQLSDDEQSIRAFLQAQGFAPEHVSSTPPRITDQFSNQYSGQRPDERYRAEATLLLRSPDVEGVIKAIPSATSLVREGVLLSPSYEYRTEFLFTGLDAIKPEMIAAATADARNAAQQFAEDSGSQVGQIRQATQGYFSIEDLDSYTPQTKRVRVVTTVDYSLQDYSLQD, encoded by the coding sequence ATGGCGGGCAGTATTCGAAATACGGCGGTACTGGCAAGTGCCGTTTTGCTTGGTGGGTTGTTAGCGATAGGGCTGGTTGTCGGCGGTAGCTATATCAAAGGGGCTGCCGAAGTGTGGCAGCAGTCGTCCCGCAGCGTGACGGTGCGCGGCTTGTCAGAGCGGGAAGTGCCAGCAGATTTAGTGCTTTGGCCGTTCAACTACAGTGTCAGCGCCAACACCTTGAGTGACCTGGAGCAGCAGCTATCCGATGACGAGCAGTCGATTCGCGCTTTCCTTCAGGCCCAGGGATTTGCGCCGGAGCATGTCAGTTCCACTCCGCCGCGAATTACCGATCAGTTTAGCAATCAATATAGCGGCCAGCGCCCAGACGAGCGTTACCGGGCTGAAGCAACGCTATTACTGCGCTCACCTGATGTCGAGGGCGTGATTAAGGCGATCCCTAGCGCTACTTCGCTGGTGCGTGAAGGCGTGCTGCTTTCACCCAGCTATGAATACCGCACGGAATTCCTGTTTACCGGCCTGGATGCGATCAAACCCGAAATGATTGCAGCGGCAACGGCGGATGCGCGCAACGCCGCACAGCAGTTTGCTGAAGATTCCGGTAGCCAAGTGGGGCAGATTCGTCAGGCCACTCAAGGCTACTTTTCCATTGAAGACCTGGATAGCTATACGCCACAAACCAAACGCGTCCGCGTCGTCACCACGGTGGACTATTCTTTACAGGACTATTCTTTGCAGGACTAA
- the greB gene encoding transcription elongation factor GreB — protein sequence MKGRNMTRWRDPAKDPRQAPKSNLITPEGASRLRAILDHLSRVKRPALSEKVGEAAAQGDRSENADYTYNKKELNRVIARITYLTKRLDELQIVDRLPADTSKVFFGAYVSLEDENGEQVHLRIVGHDEIDTKKRWISIDAPMAKALLSKQIGDEAKVLTPNGEMFYTITALDYTG from the coding sequence ATGAAAGGCCGCAACATGACCCGCTGGCGCGATCCAGCCAAAGATCCGCGTCAAGCCCCTAAGAGCAATCTGATCACCCCGGAAGGGGCGTCACGTCTGCGCGCTATACTGGATCATCTTTCACGGGTTAAACGCCCGGCCCTTTCAGAGAAAGTCGGCGAAGCCGCCGCTCAGGGCGATCGCAGTGAAAACGCAGATTACACTTATAATAAGAAAGAGCTAAATCGGGTTATTGCCCGGATTACCTACCTGACAAAACGTTTAGACGAACTGCAAATTGTCGACCGGCTGCCTGCCGATACTAGCAAGGTGTTTTTCGGCGCCTATGTGAGCCTGGAAGATGAAAACGGCGAGCAGGTACATCTCAGGATTGTTGGCCACGATGAAATCGACACTAAAAAACGCTGGATCAGTATCGATGCCCCCATGGCCAAGGCCCTGCTGAGCAAGCAGATAGGCGATGAGGCGAAGGTGCTCACACCCAATGGTGAGATGTTTTATACCATCACCGCCCTAGACTACACAGGCTGA
- a CDS encoding NUDIX domain-containing protein yields the protein MASSPKNAEFGNSPSQEAPFRSTSLSVPQLKRGDVELLKREALHQGFFRLEGLELRHRLFEGGWSEPMRREVHSRFDAVGVLLYDPARDLMVLIEQFRAGAIDDAVSPWKLELVAGLVEDGESLEDVARREAWEEAGCKVAELTKLHTYYPSPGACNEQVTLFCGLVDCQGLGGIHGLDEEHEDIRVHVMPFANAWELLTQGRLDNAMCLIGLHWLNSQRASLRAASQRAMTQSETNEE from the coding sequence ATGGCGTCTAGCCCTAAAAACGCTGAGTTTGGAAATTCTCCATCTCAAGAGGCCCCTTTTCGAAGCACATCACTTAGCGTTCCGCAGTTAAAGCGCGGTGATGTTGAACTGCTCAAGCGTGAGGCGTTGCATCAGGGATTTTTCCGCCTGGAAGGCTTGGAGCTTCGTCACCGCCTATTCGAAGGTGGCTGGAGCGAACCTATGCGACGAGAAGTACACAGCCGTTTTGATGCGGTGGGTGTGCTGCTTTACGACCCTGCCCGCGATTTAATGGTATTGATTGAGCAGTTTCGCGCAGGCGCCATCGATGATGCCGTGTCTCCCTGGAAGCTCGAACTGGTGGCAGGCCTGGTGGAAGATGGCGAGTCGCTGGAAGACGTGGCCCGCCGTGAAGCGTGGGAAGAAGCGGGTTGTAAAGTGGCCGAACTGACCAAATTACATACTTATTATCCAAGTCCCGGCGCCTGCAATGAGCAAGTGACCCTGTTTTGTGGTTTGGTGGATTGCCAAGGGCTAGGCGGGATTCATGGCTTAGACGAAGAGCATGAGGACATTCGGGTACACGTAATGCCGTTTGCCAATGCCTGGGAACTCTTGACGCAAGGACGACTCGACAACGCCATGTGTCTGATTGGACTACATTGGCTTAATAGCCAGCGAGCCTCATTACGCGCCGCTTCACAGCGGGCGATGACACAAAGCGAAACAAACGAGGAGTGA
- a CDS encoding DUF1249 domain-containing protein has translation MARTAYVTDLKSLQGECSANYLRLVRLVGDMEAGQRRDIALRGDKQYFGDLHLYIQEQAPYTTMVNVSQTGPLDTVIEGPRMRVHLYHDVRMAEVTDFQRERHFSGRYRYPNARMHQPDEKLQLNRFLGEWLAHGLAHGHTVDVPEMP, from the coding sequence ATGGCGAGAACGGCCTATGTCACCGATTTAAAATCGCTCCAAGGGGAGTGCAGCGCCAACTATTTGCGTTTGGTGCGCCTGGTGGGCGATATGGAGGCCGGCCAGCGTCGTGATATTGCCCTGCGCGGTGATAAACAGTATTTCGGTGATCTGCACCTCTATATTCAAGAGCAGGCGCCTTATACCACCATGGTGAATGTTTCCCAGACCGGTCCGTTAGACACCGTTATTGAAGGGCCGCGGATGCGCGTGCACCTCTATCATGATGTCCGCATGGCAGAAGTGACCGACTTTCAGCGCGAGCGCCACTTTAGCGGTCGCTACCGTTATCCAAATGCGCGCATGCACCAACCGGATGAGAAGCTCCAGCTCAACCGCTTCTTGGGCGAGTGGTTGGCTCACGGCCTTGCCCACGGCCACACCGTTGACGTGCCGGAGATGCCCTAA
- a CDS encoding metallophosphoesterase → MRVVQITDAHLYADTEARSRAGIPWRQFQQVISAVVDEQPEIVLFTGDISQDESAASYALAVQAMEQLPCPWYWLPGNHDQPEFMAAKRPLVDEVDLNAWRILLLNTQVEGKPYGELGSEQLAALAERLQADTRPTLIAMHHPPVNVGAVWMDAIGLQDRDAFWALLSKHTHVHIILFGHVHQAYAEHHRVGESIIDVYGCPAMADQFLPGAENFAIDEASRPGYRVIDLQWSERLGSEWQSWIERID, encoded by the coding sequence ATGCGTGTGGTTCAGATTACCGACGCCCATCTCTATGCGGACACCGAGGCACGTTCCCGTGCAGGTATTCCTTGGCGGCAGTTTCAGCAGGTAATCAGTGCGGTTGTAGATGAGCAACCTGAAATTGTGCTGTTTACGGGTGATATCAGCCAGGACGAATCCGCTGCGTCATACGCCTTGGCGGTGCAGGCGATGGAGCAGCTGCCTTGCCCCTGGTACTGGCTGCCAGGTAATCACGATCAACCCGAGTTCATGGCTGCCAAGCGTCCGCTGGTGGATGAAGTCGACTTGAATGCCTGGCGCATCCTGCTGCTCAATACCCAGGTAGAGGGCAAGCCTTATGGTGAGCTCGGGAGTGAGCAGCTTGCTGCGCTAGCGGAACGCTTGCAGGCCGACACTCGACCAACCTTGATTGCAATGCACCACCCGCCGGTGAATGTGGGGGCAGTGTGGATGGATGCCATTGGCCTTCAGGATCGCGATGCTTTTTGGGCGCTGCTAAGCAAACATACGCACGTTCATATCATCCTGTTTGGTCATGTGCACCAAGCCTACGCCGAACACCACCGCGTGGGTGAATCCATTATTGACGTTTATGGTTGCCCAGCCATGGCGGATCAGTTCCTGCCCGGTGCAGAGAACTTCGCTATTGATGAAGCATCCCGCCCTGGCTACCGCGTTATCGATTTACAGTGGAGTGAGCGCCTAGGCAGTGAGTGGCAGAGCTGGATTGAGCGCATTGATTGA
- the cysD gene encoding sulfate adenylyltransferase subunit CysD, producing the protein MTQLSTLSSKERSSKTRPSVPQQEAFNAPDAARLTHLKQLEAESIHIIREVAAEFSNPVMMYSIGKDSSVMLHLARKAFYPGTPPFPLMHVDTTWKFREMIEFRNRMAEEAGMELIVHTNEEGRAANINPFDHGSAKYTDIMKTQALKQALDKYGFDAAFGGARRDEEASRAKERVYSFRDKYHRWDPKNQRPELWNVYNAKVNKGESIRVFPLSNWTELDIWQYIYLESIPIVPLYYSAKRPIVERDGMQVMVDDDRMPLAPGEVPEEKSVRFRTLGCYPLTGAVESEAATLPEIIQEMLLTRTSERSGRAIDRDQVGSMEKKKREGYF; encoded by the coding sequence ATGACCCAATTGTCTACATTGTCTTCAAAGGAACGGTCTTCAAAGACGCGTCCTTCAGTGCCACAGCAGGAGGCTTTTAATGCCCCTGATGCCGCGCGCTTGACCCACCTCAAGCAATTAGAAGCCGAGTCTATTCATATTATTCGTGAAGTCGCCGCTGAGTTCTCAAACCCAGTGATGATGTACTCCATTGGTAAAGACTCGTCGGTCATGCTGCATTTGGCGCGTAAAGCCTTTTATCCAGGTACACCGCCATTCCCGCTGATGCATGTAGATACAACGTGGAAGTTTCGCGAAATGATCGAGTTTCGTAACCGCATGGCAGAAGAAGCGGGTATGGAGCTGATTGTGCATACCAACGAAGAGGGGCGGGCGGCCAATATCAACCCGTTCGACCACGGCAGTGCCAAGTACACCGATATCATGAAAACTCAGGCGCTCAAGCAGGCGCTGGATAAATACGGTTTTGATGCAGCCTTCGGTGGCGCCCGCCGCGATGAGGAAGCCTCGCGTGCCAAAGAGCGTGTTTACTCCTTCCGTGACAAGTATCACCGCTGGGATCCCAAGAATCAGCGCCCTGAGCTGTGGAATGTGTATAACGCCAAGGTCAATAAAGGCGAATCGATCCGCGTGTTCCCGCTCTCCAATTGGACCGAGCTGGATATCTGGCAGTACATCTACTTAGAGTCGATCCCCATCGTGCCCCTCTACTACTCTGCCAAGCGCCCTATAGTCGAGCGCGACGGTATGCAGGTTATGGTCGATGACGATCGTATGCCGTTAGCGCCCGGTGAAGTGCCGGAAGAGAAGTCGGTGCGTTTTAGAACGCTAGGCTGTTACCCGCTGACCGGCGCTGTGGAATCGGAAGCTGCGACGCTTCCGGAAATTATTCAAGAGATGCTGCTGACCCGTACCAGTGAGCGCAGTGGCCGTGCCATTGACCGCGATCAAGTGGGCTCGATGGAGAAGAAAAAGCGCGAGGGGTACTTCTAA
- the cysN gene encoding sulfate adenylyltransferase subunit CysN has protein sequence MSHQSNLIADNIEQYLHEHENKDLLRFITCGSVDDGKSTLIGRMLHDSKMIFEDQLAAITQASKTSGTTGDTVDLALLVDGLQSEREQGITIDVAYRFFSTDKRKFIIADTPGHEQYTRNMATGASTASLAIILIDARYGVQTQTRRHSFIADLLGIQHLVIAVNKMDLVGFSEQRFNEIVAEYRAFAENLQAPDIRFVPMSALNGDNVVNRSEHTPWYFTNDYQGETLIELLESVEITRDQNLSDLRLPVQYVNRPNLDFRGYCGTLAAGVIRPGQAVKVLPSGKTSTVARVVTYDGDLAAAYPGQAITVTLEDEIDISRGDWLVAADSELPLSNTFKADIVWMHEEVLTPGKLYDFKLATRDLSGQVSAIDYQIDVNTLEKHTTHSLGLNAIARCDVELTAAIPVDNYRTSPGTGSFIIIDRLTNVTVGAGMIRGTASEAATATQFTDWAAFERDLNALVRKHFPHWEAKDISGLFNR, from the coding sequence ATGTCTCACCAATCTAATTTAATCGCTGATAATATCGAGCAGTATCTGCACGAGCATGAAAACAAGGATCTGCTGCGCTTTATTACTTGCGGCAGCGTGGACGACGGTAAATCGACGCTGATCGGTCGTATGCTCCATGACTCGAAAATGATCTTTGAAGATCAGTTGGCTGCCATCACTCAGGCCTCTAAAACCAGCGGCACCACCGGTGATACCGTTGATTTGGCGCTATTAGTGGATGGTTTGCAGTCAGAACGTGAGCAGGGCATCACCATTGATGTGGCGTACCGCTTTTTCTCTACCGATAAGCGCAAGTTTATTATTGCCGACACCCCCGGGCATGAGCAGTACACGCGCAATATGGCGACGGGCGCTTCCACGGCTAGTCTGGCAATTATTCTGATTGATGCCCGTTACGGTGTGCAGACTCAGACCCGGCGCCATAGCTTTATCGCCGATCTGCTGGGTATTCAGCACCTAGTGATTGCGGTTAACAAGATGGATCTGGTGGGATTCTCCGAGCAGCGTTTTAATGAAATTGTTGCAGAATACCGTGCCTTTGCTGAGAACCTGCAAGCGCCGGATATTCGCTTTGTGCCCATGTCGGCACTGAACGGCGACAACGTGGTGAATCGCAGCGAACATACGCCCTGGTACTTTACCAACGATTACCAAGGGGAAACGCTGATCGAGCTATTAGAGAGCGTCGAGATCACTCGCGATCAGAACCTCAGCGATCTGCGTTTGCCAGTTCAGTATGTCAACAGGCCGAATCTTGATTTTCGTGGCTACTGCGGCACCCTGGCTGCAGGTGTCATTCGCCCAGGGCAGGCGGTCAAGGTGTTGCCTTCAGGCAAAACCTCTACCGTGGCGCGGGTCGTTACCTACGATGGTGATCTTGCCGCCGCTTATCCAGGCCAAGCGATCACTGTCACCCTGGAAGATGAGATCGATATCTCCCGCGGTGATTGGCTGGTGGCAGCGGATAGCGAACTGCCGCTTTCCAATACCTTTAAAGCCGATATTGTCTGGATGCACGAAGAGGTGTTAACGCCAGGCAAGCTTTATGACTTTAAGTTGGCGACGCGTGATCTTTCCGGGCAGGTAAGCGCCATTGATTACCAAATCGATGTGAATACTCTGGAAAAGCATACGACGCATTCGCTGGGCCTTAATGCGATTGCCCGCTGTGATGTGGAATTGACCGCAGCCATTCCGGTGGATAATTACCGCACTAGTCCAGGTACCGGCAGTTTTATCATCATTGATCGGCTGACCAATGTCACCGTAGGCGCCGGGATGATTCGCGGCACGGCAAGTGAGGCAGCCACTGCCACACAGTTCACCGATTGGGCCGCCTTTGAACGCGACCTGAATGCGCTGGTGCGTAAGCATTTTCCCCATTGGGAAGCCAAAGATATCAGCGGCTTATTCAACCGCTGA